A segment of the Lolium perenne isolate Kyuss_39 chromosome 3, Kyuss_2.0, whole genome shotgun sequence genome:
CAACAATAATAGCAACGCTgagtaaaaaaaaatgaaaaggtatGAAAGTTAACGCAAAAGGAAATAAAATTAAGTATATCTGTACCTGGTACGAGAAGACCAACCACTAAGTGCATCAAGAGACTGGAACTCATCAGGATTTGGCTCGTCATCAATTGCTGCCTCATCAaagtctccatcatcatcataatTGAGAAAATCTGAAACAATGAACAGTAGAACCATGATAAGACCTTACAAGATCTCTCACAAGGCAAGCACAACATAGTGAGCACATGATCAGAAAGAACTTGctctacttaacatcagtcaacaATATGGCTTTTAGAATTCCCATCCAGAAAATTAACGCGACCAGTGACAAGAGAAGAAGGGTGTCATAAAGGCACATGGGCATGTGCCTTTTCTAATACATCTACAAATGATCTTCAAATGTAAGGTATCTACGCCATCGTAAGGTTAAAGTTCAAGAATTACCTGTGTCGACATCATGAATTGCACTGCCAAAATCCTGTAATTTAAACAACATACCGATTATGATATGGCCTTAATGACAACAGGAAAAAAATGTGCATACAGTGGCATTGCAGGATGTGCCAGAAGTTGCCACTAGAAAACATGCTGCATTTAGCAGTTATAGAAAACAAAGCATTCGGTAAAAACTTCTACACGGACTTACACTGCATTCCTTGAGTGCAAAGTCATGGACCATGTTGTCCATGTCCACAAAGGATCCTGCGTTGTTTTCTTGCAAGCCAGAATTTTCTCCCATGGCAGACACAGCATTCTCATCCTCTGTTGGTTGAGGAAAAGCAGAGGCATTCTGAGCGAATTCCAGTCCAGTAATCTCAGAAGTGGGCATCTCCTTATCCTCAAAAACATTAATATCACTGTGAAGGATGTCCCTCTGTTCCCCGTTCAGATCGTCCACCGCTTGTGCACGAGCTGGGCTAGAACTATCCAAAACAACATCTGGAGCATCTGTTACCCTAGTTGCAGAATCATGGGTGGTGTCATCTAGCACAAAGAGAGGTGTATCAGCATTTGTATTCCTCTGCAAATCTGCTGAAATATCTTGACGACCATCCTTATCCACTATATCATCTTGAGCAGGGATGTTTGCATCAAAACTTGTTTCATTAACAAGTGGAGTTTCTTTCCCGTCACCAAACAAGGACTCGGTTACTTTTTCAATGTTGTTAACATGATCATCAGATGGCATTTGAAAAGCAAATGCAGCTGTACCATCAACTGCATCAGTTGCTTCTTGCGGTGTAGGATAAACTGCATCAGTTGCTTCTTGCGGCGTAGGATCAACTGCAGCAGTTGCTTCTTGCGGCATAGCATCTAATTGAGTTCCATCCGGTAGCACCATGTGAAGTTGGTGGTCAAGAGTTGCACTTTCCTTTGCACCAGAAATGCTAACATTATCGGTATCTACTGCAATAGTTTCAGGCATGTCTGGTTGCCCTTGTAGTTCAATGTTATGTAAGGTAGGGTGAGGAACAATGCCATAGGTCCGATACTGCAACTTGTTCAGATCCTTGCGCATACCTGATTGGGAAGCAAGACATCCATGAGCAAAGAATGAAACCATGGAATTAACACCAGTTGCACACCAACCACTAAATACTAATTCTAAGATGGTAAAATCATAGACTAACTAATTTCTACCTAATCTGCTTCCTACTTGAAATTAATCTTGACAAGAAAAGTGGATAAAGAAAATCAATGACAATTCAGATAACTTACAGGAAAATATAGGCTCGCGGAATATATCCTCCTCTAGTGAACCTTTCTCAATCATCCATATTTCAGAACGGGTACATGGAGCCTTTCTGCGGATACGCCTTATATCCTCAGTACTAATCAACTGCTGCCGTATAATACTGGACAAGGGAAGAGGGTCAATAAGTACACTCACAATAAGACATTGGACGAAATAGTCTGAGCTATTCAGTGAGTGTAAACTCTATGTACATATACAGTGGAACTATATGGAGGAACAGCGGTACAATACATAAGAGACAACAAAAGAACATTTAAAGATGCAATAGCACCGCAAGAACTAGAACATTTCTTACAAGACCCATAATCTAAAAGGCATGCCCACAAACAGCAGAATTATCACAATAATAAGCAACCTGAAAATTTTAAAGAATAGTCCATCCTATTTTCTTTAGAAGAATACAGTTACAAAATCTCTACAAACAAATTTATTGAAATGGATGTACAAGAACAAAATGCAGACAGTAAACACATTAAGAGTGGAACTGCGGACATTTTACTAGCAATGCTCTACTAGAGCTGATAAGATACGAATAAATTGAGGGATTATGATCCACAGCAAGATTAACGCATTCATTTCTGACCAGGAGGAAGTGACACGTAACAATTCAAGGACACACCGACACAGTGATGCATATTGATAGGATGAGAAATCACATGGTTCCCACAAATGTTCATTAGGGGCAGGAAACAAAGCATATACATACTCAGCATGTATGACCATGGCATCATCCATTTTCACTCTTCTCTTGGGTGTCATCCTTGGTGTCGTGGTCTTTGGTGTTAACCTTTGGCGTTTCAAAGATGATGCATTTGGCGGCAATGGTGTTGAATCAAGCCTCAATCCAGGGGTTCTTCTACCAACTAGCACAAAATAATGTAATTAGACAACACAAACAAACAATGCAAATTCTGTAGATTAAATTATCCATACCTAAAATGGATGCCAGTAAATCATCATCGTTAGGAACTGCATCAGCAGGTCTTTTACCATGTGGTGTGCTAGACAGATTTACAGTAGTCCTACTCTCTGGAGCTGGCAAGCTGTCCTCCAAGTGACGTTTTCTGCTGGTAAGGCTAGCTATTTTGTTACTTCCATCAGATTCTGTGATTCCTTTCTCTGCAGTAATCTGCCCGAACCCCAAGTCATTTGTCAGGTGGAACTGAGTATCTGGAGCTGACAACATTGTTTCACGTTCTGGGAAGAAATTTGAGGTCGACAAGGCATTTGGTCTATCACTATATGCCATGTATTGTGGTATTGTTCCAGCATTCTGTTGGAAAACCGTTCCAGCATTCTGTTGGAACATTGTTCCAGCGTTCTGTTGGCCAGCATTCTGCTGGAAAATTGTTCCAGCGTTCTGTTGGCCAGCATTCTGCTGGAAAATTGTTCCAGCATTCTGTTGGCCAGCATTCTGTTGGAAAATTGTTCCAGCGTACTGTTGGCTAGCATTCTGCTGGAAAATTGTTCCAGCGTTCTGTTGGCCAGCATTCTGCTGGAAAATTGTTCCAGTGTTCTGTTGGAAAAGTGTTCCAGTATTCTGTTGCAAAACTGTTCCAGCATTCTGTGGGAATAGTGTTCCTGCGTTCTGTGGGAATATTGTTCCAGGGCTTTGTTGGAACATTGCCGCGGGGTTCTGTTGGAACATTGTCGCAGGGTTCTGTTGGAATATTGTCCCAGCATTCTGATGGAATATCGGTCCAGCATTCTGATGGAATATTGGTCCAGCGTTCTGGTGGAATATTGGTCCATCGTTCTGTTGGAAATCTGCAACTGATATATTATTGCGTTCCATTTCTGGTGGTGCTCTTTGTGAGTTCTGTTCTATTGAATAATTAGAAGTCATCGTGTTGTATCCTGCCAAAAAAAGAAATACGAAATCAGATATTCGAAAAAAATGAGGCTCTGGAAACAAAACAGTAAAGCCAACTCTACCTTGCATGTTTACTGATCCCTCGTTAAAATGTGTTGGATTACCAGTCACGCGTGGCTCAGCAGAACCATTAGTGCATGGCTCTGAAGTATTTTGAACAAAGGGCACGCTTCCCATGGTTGGCATGTTATACCCTGCCAAAAAATGTATTACAAAATCAGATGATATCAGAACACTGAGACTTCGAAAAGAAAATAGCAACTTTACCTTGCACGTCCACTGATCCCTCATTGAAATGTGTTGGATTCCTTATCATGGATGGCTCAGTAGAACCATTAGCAAATGGCTCTGAGGTATTTTGAACAAAGGTAACGCCTTCCACGGTTGCTTTAGAAGTTAGTGTTTCACCTGATACAGCTATATCATCGGTATTTCGCACCAACTTATCCACGGTAGCCTCCAGGTTTGAGGTTTGTGGTACTGGCAGCAAATCCTTGGTTGAACAGTGTTGCCTCGGAGAATCCATCTCATGCACAGCACCAGAAGATTCAACTTGCACAGGCTTGGCCAATCCAAAATCAATCGTCTCAGCACCAACAGCATCATTAGCATTTGCTGCAGCTGACTGAAGAAATTCTGAGGGTGGAGCAGCAAAATTGACAGCCTTTGCAGCCTCTGACTGGAGAAATTCTGAGGGTGGAGCAGCCAAATTGTCAGCCTTTGCAGCCTCTGACTGGAGAAATTCTGAGGGTGGAGCAGCAAAATTGTCAGCCTTTGCAGTTTCCTCATTGCTTGAAGGTGAAGCTTTTCGTTGAGGGCTCAGTACAGGACTTTCATGCACTCTGGAAGGAACTGTTTCTTCCATTAATCCAGGTGTGGCTGGGGCTTGAGCACTTACAAACTCAGGTGACGCAGGTTCATCAAAAGGGTAGGGACTAGGTTGATAGTATGACGTTGATGGCCCTGCATCATCTTCATTATGCAATAGCATATTCAAATCAGGGGTCTGTACATTGTAACCAGTCCAGCTAGTAATATGCTTGCTGTGAGTAGAAGGTTCATCATCCATGTTGTTGCATCCTTCAGCCCCTTCATCTTTACTTGGGTTATCGTCAACATCCATATCAGTAAGATGAATTGATGACCGGCCTTGAATGATGATACTGGATGCACAAAAGGAAAGACACAAGCAATGTAAATATAGCATAATATGAGTAAAACGGCAAAATGCAAGACATTACAATTTCAAAAACGGCAAAATACCAAAGTAAGAAATGTTCTCATAGTATGAGTAGCAAATCAATGAATGCTGCAACTCAGCATGCAAACAGTCAAGATATATGCAAGGAAACCTGGACATATACCAGCAGAGGCTAGTAACTGATTCCTCCTATAGTACCAGTCAAGATTTAAAATATACAGTTAGAAATTGAAATCAAATATAAAACAGCCTGGAATGTAAAATCATTTCTACAAAATCACAAAACAAAAATGAACCCTTTGGACGAGAAAACAGATGCGGGAGACTGCAACCAGACAAGCAAATCCAATAACAAAGGGTTTGGAAGAGAAAGATGTGATTTTACCCATCATCAGACTCGAGTTGAATTGAGTGATCCTTCGTCAGCAGTAATTCCTGATATAAAAAATGGTAAAGCtgtaaagaatagaagtttaatgcTAATACTTTGTTGTTTGGACAattcttttattaaattaagacaTAAGACGTGAGGAAACACCAAACAACAAGAATTATAGAGCATTCTTCGATCTTCGACATAAATAAACATTATCTTCAATGAATTAGCAAGTCTAACATGTAATGAACAAAAGATAGCCCAATGCAGCTGACGAATATAAGTTGAAATAAATTGTGATTACCTCCTCCAAATCTAAACCCATATGTGAAGAATTGCCATCACCAAATCTTTCTGCACATTTAGATATGCATAAATAATTATTAAGGGATGGGTTCATAATTTCAAAAGTAGAAGATGTGAACACGGAAAGGACCAACCATCTAAACCAAATTCGGATGTTGAATATGCTGTTCTCTCTGGGTTGTCTTGCAAGGTGATCTGTTCTTTTGCGCTTACATGATGATCAATGTCGCTGGAACATGATGGGAAGTCTTTAGAAGAATGAAGAGCACGTGTTTAAAAAACAAAATATCGCAAGAGTCATGGCTTACCCCTGAAATGCAGCCTCCGGTAATTCAAAATCATCAAGATGGAATGTCTCAGGGAGTGTTATAGAATGGTATGGAGCAGTTGATTCTTCAGGGGGGAGATCAACAGCAGTGGACCTAAAGGCTTGTTTTATCTTGAGCAAAGCTTCACTACAATCATGGAACAGGTAGTTGACCTTCCGAGAATAGATTCTGACCACGCCTACCATAAGATGGCTGGATAACCGCAGAGCAATTGGAACCTCGGGGAATATAATTGAATCTGCATGAATATTGATAATTAACACGCAGCTAAAAATGGAAGAGAACATGAAACAGAGAAATGAGAAATGCCAGGGTTAAATAACATTTCCATTAAGAAGTATATGAATGTCTGCCATATTGTTTCAGAGATGGGTGGTGGGTTTCCCTGTCCAACTGATTCATAGGCGTACAGCAAGAAACCAATAATAGAGCTCCATGTAGAGCTCTACATGGAACTACAAGAAATACGAATTCTGAGTGTCtaaaaataaagagctacatgtagctcggtctTCGTTTCGAGTTTCCCCCCTTCAAAACAGTACGTGCTAAGCATACAATGCTCTGGGTTTTTTTATTGCATGAGTCCATGGCTCCATGATGTGTGAAAACTTAACCCACCAAACTGTCAATTAACTAGAATTCTTAAATACATTTGAGAACTTTGTTTCCAAATATTTGAGACTCAAAATGAATGTTTTCACCAATGAAATGTCCAAGCTGATGAATTTGCTCACTGATTGCATACTAGTGCTTTTATAATCATCTGTGCCATTTCTTCCAAGGAAAAGTTAGTTAATTACAATGTCAAGGACTAAGAAAAGTAGAAGCTGCATAAGGCCGAAGGCACCTTTAAAGATGCTCTGGCACTTAACTCATGATATAGTAGAATACTTTTATTTAGAAAAAGATAAACTATCCACGCATAAATTCTTTCTTCCATCAGAGAAAACTAGACCTACCATTTTTGTTTTTAAAATACTAATCATTAACAGATAATTTTGTAATAATAATTGGCAATACACCTAGGCATAAAACTGTATGTGCACGCTAACAATCAGACTACAGCAACTCTCCAGATATATTCTGGGTTAAGAACTAGGAGAAGTACATGTGACTCGTTATTTGAAATTTTACTGCTACATGCCCCTAGAAAAATGTGTAGCGATGCTATGCATGTGAACACATGACAGACACGCAGCACACTAGGAGATGTAACGCAAATGCATGAAATGTAAAGACACCTGAAGAGCATCATCAGGTAATAATATCACATGCTACACTTAATCCAAGATTTGAGCTATGTTTATCTAAATTATTGCCACTAGAGCTATCAAAATCTTTGATAATTAAGCCAAGATTTAACATAGTATGATTACGTATAATATAAATAACAACACATCAACTTCAAAAAGTCCCCCTCTAATCCTCTGCTCATAAAGGATAATCATATACAGAAAACACTAAAACCATTCAAGGAGAAGTCTACCTAGAAAGGTGAATTATTATCCTTCATAGCACATAGACACTAGCCACAATCTAGCACCAGAGGAATCAGGAAGCTGCTAATATTCTCAGACTATAAGCTTGACCCACGATAGATTTACCAAGTCTAGCAGTATCTAGTTCTAAAAAATTCCTCCGTAACCTAGTTCTAGAAGAAAAAAAATCCAGCAGTAGCTGTAACTACAAGAAGCTAAGAACTTTTGTAACTGTTGGTGACCTAGTGGCTTATGAGGACCAAGGTGACATCTTTTCACCCCTGGAAATCAATGATCCACTAAAGGAAAGCTGTAAAGGCATGGCACTTTTATAAATACTAATTACATACATAAATGTCTTTGGACCGTTAAAGTTAACAAACAAACAACTCAAAAGGGTTGAAGAAGTTTATTCGGATAGTGCCACGAAGATAAATATCATGTTAATCCATAGTGGTGTTTTCCTTACTACAATCCTGATAATCCAGCAAATAAGCATATATAGCTTATTGGCAATACCCGATAACTGATTGCAGCTTGGCTAGAGCCGATTAGTAGCTAGCTAGCACAAATAACTCAAAAGCTAAGATTTTTACCAATCGGCTAGCAATAACTACGCAGTAAGCATGGGGTAACGCCATAAATAAGCTAAAGATAGAACCTTTTTAGTACCGACAGCTGCAGCAAGAATGAGCATTAACAAACAACAGTATCACTAAGGTCATGGCATGCGCAAAGTCAAAATTGCAAGAAAGCAAACCCTAGATCCGAAGTAGTAGTAGCTTGTAAAGCGGCAGAAGCACCCACCTACTGAGACGCCGATGTCGGTATCGGTGACCTGGTTCTTGCGCAGCTTGCGCTCCAAGTGCGCGGCGATCCATATGGTCCCGAGGGGGCCCTTCTTGGCCAAGATGAACTGCGAGTAGAACATCTCCGGCTCCCCGCCTCACGCGCGCGGCAGGAAACCCTAGCTTCAGCTCAGCTCAGCTCAGCTCCCCCACAGCGCGACCCCGAGCAAAGCTCAAGCCTTCACGGCATCCCCGCCGCCGGAAGTGCACAGCCTGGAAGGAGGAAAGGCAGGCGCAGCTTTCAAGCTCCCTCGAGGTTCTTCTCCGGCTCCAACCGCCCGGAACGCGAGGCGAACTGCAGCTCCGAGAGGCCGGAATggaaaccctaatctggaggtgaGGGGAGGTGGTGCACGGGCGGGGAAACCCTGGAATTGGGTGGAATTGGGGGCCGGGAGCGCGGGAGGAGGTGGGGATCTGGCGATTCGGCGGGGGCGCGAGCGATTGAGGCGAGATTTCGAAGCGGGCGAGAGAAAAATGGAATCTTTGGGGAGCGAGCGAGCAGGGGGGAGAGTTGAACTTGACAGTGTGTGGACTCGCACTCGCAGAAGAGAGAGGAGGGCAGAAGCAAAAGTGCTACACGGTTCGCAGAAACGACCCTGGGAAATCTGTAAATTACGCTATGGCAGCCGTGCCGATAACCCGCGCGAGAATATCGTGAAAGGTGAAACACGCGACGCGCCAGGTGGAGAGTAGGAGGAGCACGAGTTCGCATCTAGCCTCGTCTCGTGCCGTGGAAGCAACTCAGGCTACCTGGTGTGTCAGTGACGGTCCTGCGTCAACGTCGGGCTGGCCAACTGTGCCAGCGTGGCACGTGGCAGTTTTTCTTGGGACGTTTTATGACCTCTCTGGATGGCAAGAATTTAGAATTGTGCGAATAGAATAAAAAAGGATTGGAACCACACTCATGGTGAATTCATACAGGATTTCGAAACCACTGGAATTTTTTCTGATATGTGTCTTCTTGCTGTGCATAAAAGTGGAAAATTATCTAGTGATACCACACCTCACATGATACCATGATACTATTTTACAAAATTTAGATAAAAATAATTTGAAACAAATTTGTGGGTGTTCACAAGGCATGTGTTTACATTCCCCATAATACTTATACCTAGATATGAAATACACAAAGAGAAAAAAAAGGATAAATTGCTATGTGAATAGTGTCATTTTTTACACTTGCAAATTTGAATTTTAAAGAGTGGTAACATGTTATCAAATAAGCTGTGGTATCACTAGGTATGCTCCTGCATACGAATCAAACATAGAATTTCACGGGATTGAGAAAACTCGGTAGGGAGATAATGCAAGTGCATTGAACTTCTTACTGGAAGAAAATGAAGAATAAAGAGCAGATTGTGGGctctcacccccccccccccccctctctcgCTCCAACCCCTTTGAGAGTCTCTCTGCCATCCCCAGCTCCTTCCCATATCTTCTCCGATGGCCTCGTCAGCCGGAGGGGATGGGGGAAGAATGTTGGTCCTCTATAGATAGTAGTACCTCGAGTCTAGGTCTAGGGTTTGGCTATATGTCACATCTCAACTTGGTGTAGGAGCGAGTTGTTGATGTCTCCGAGCGGCATGCAGTGGCGTTCGGTTCTATCCTGGCTTGTGGTGGCGGCGTGGAGTCGCTCGCTACCAGAGGGAACGGCGACGATAACTCCTCTTCAAATAAGCTCGACCAGGGTTCCTTGCAGATTTGCTAAATGTGCCAAGGGTtagcctccttcttcttcctcgtggtGGATGCGAGAAGGAGAAGGGCGCTCTTCCGTGCGGTTGTTGGTGGTCGGATCTGCGACATGGTAGAAGTTACGCTTCTCTTGGGAGATTCATTACGACAGCGTCTTCGTCGTATATCTGCAAAGTCAAAAGGCGACCTCGCCCACCTCGTGTTGGTGACAGTGATCTCTACCCAACGCCTTACAGACTTCTTCAGCCTACAGAGTTCATGCCGCTCGGCAGGCCCTCTAGCTTTGTTGCAGTTGGCTCCCGTCTCTCCGCTCCAAGTGATCTCGTCCCCGACGGCGTTGAGGTTGGCTGCCTCGAGCTTCACCACGGTGGAGATGGAgttggacccgattgcttttaagTTTCAGGGTCTGATACAGAGTCAATTTGGACTAGAATTTTTTTGGAGCATTTTTATCGAAGGAGAAGATACCATGGGCTTGTAGAGCAGCTGAGGGAGCCATGAAGGCCAAGATGGCTCAGGTGGCGCGGTCATCATGTGGGACCATCCACCTGGTCCAACTTGGGCCTCGAGCGTCCGCAACCGTCCGTCTTCATCTTAGGATCTCCGACTTGACCTAAAATTGCCTATAAAAATACCCCCCAAGGCATTCTCGGAAGAGGAGGCGAAAACACATAAACAACCAAACATCGCCAGAACGTACGGAAACGTTGTCGGAGTCAGTCCCCGATTGCATCTCCAACCTCTccaacatcatcatcaccgcctccAAGATGAGAAGGGAGTAGTCCACCCCCATACTATGGGTTGTGGAAGTACCTTGATCTATCTCTCCTGTGCTATTATTGTATTAGATCCATGTGACCTACCAAACATGATCATGAACATATTTATGCAATTTCTATGTGGTGGATCTCTATCATATGAGATGATATGTAAGATTGCATTCGTTATTGTGAGTTTGATGTATGAATAGATGTATATTACTATCTCGTTACTAATTACTTGTCTTGATCAAACTTGTATGCAAGGGTGTATGTGGGAGAACATGTGCATTACATGGAGTAACATGGTAGTGGTTATTGGCAGTGACAGAAATCTGACATCCGCTATGGTTTTTAACTTTCGTTTTGTTACCTCACTAGGGAGAAAGTAGATGCATGTGCCACAACCATCTAGTGACAACAGTAGATGATTCACGTTTGTTCGTGGTGGCATATTTGATATCTCAACATCATGTCAAAATTCTTAAATCTACACTCTTGTTTGTTGCATTAAATCTAGATAGCTTGGAgttctccctttctagaggtgtatAAGTAAAATATGTTGCGTCATCTTAATATTAGGATGTGATGCTCATGCTAATGCTAATCAAACTCTATATAAATATTAAATCACATATTTGACATTATGTAAGTTGTTTTATGTCCACCATAATTTATGAGAGAAGAGTCAAATGAAACTATGAACCCTGGTCCGCTTTTAATCATATAAGAAGCACATTTTACTTGCTTTTAAATTTTTTGCCATAATTAAATACGAAAATATAAAAACATTTATTGCTAGCAAATAATACCAAAAACCCACAAAGAACTTTCCTTTAATTGTTTTACTTTCTTAGTTTGCATTTACttccctagtttatttatttataGTTTTTATTATTAAGTTTATTTTTCTTACATGAAACCTTATGCTTGACAACCACATAGTAGAGTTGCGGAcacaaggcatttgcttttgctttTCAAGTTGCTTGAAGACGGCGAGAAGAATAACTATAAGTGgttcccgagagttcgatataaagccCAAGTCACCCGCGTGGGAAAAGATGCTTCTACATCGCTTTGTACTAGAGTGCCAACGATTTGACACACACGTAGTTTggtgtcatcaagactatttcctGGCGCTATTGCCGGGGAACTAAAGAAGTTCATTCACAAATCGTGCACtctccatcaagcaaagttgATCCTACCATAAGGTTATTTTATGGTGCCATTCCTTGAAGATTGGTCAGTCACCCAAGTTTGGGTATGTTGCAAAAGAAATTGAGTTTTTCTTATCCTTAGATTTTAAAAGCATTCATTTTTGTCTTGTTCTTCATCTTTctcgctttatttggattttcctCTCGTTTTCCACTCCTCCTTGATTCTTTACTTTCAAGTATTGTTTTTAATTTTAAGTCACTTGTTCATCTCATTGCATTAGTGTCACGGTCCACTATTTTATTGTTGGTATATTATTTTCTACATGGTCTCAATTGTAAATGGAGGTATAATTTATACCTTAATAATGACTTCAGGTTCTACCTGTTCCTTTTTGTCATATAAGTTTGTCTTATTAATCATCCCCGTTTATTATATTTTAAAAAGGgaaagtgatacgtccaatttgcatcactattttttatcataatttactgtactCATTGTTGTAgttcatatttagaggtaatacttatgtCAGTCCcctctatttttgcatgtttgatgattattggagaattaaccaCCGGAGCCAGGAATCTGCTGGAAAAATGACCGTCAAGGCACCATATTTCTGAAGACCAACAATTCCCAACAAAAATACAGAAAATCATATTTTTCAGATGATGGAGGAAGCCAGAAAGGGAGGCCGAGATGGGCCAGGAGGGctccaaaccacccctaggcgcgggcccaccCCAGGCCGCACCTAGGCATGGTTTGGGCGCCCTGGCCCACTTCTGACGATCTGACGATGcccctgatgggattcgtagcatagaaaacaaaaaatttcctaccgcaagaacgaaacacaagccaagatctaatctagaagacggtagcaacgaggggatcacgatactaacccttgaagatttccaaagcctacgagattagatcgtgttgttgcagaagatgatcacttgccgctttcaaaagcgcgtagaagatcttgacggtgccacaatcgggcagcacctccgtactcggtcacacgtacggtgttgatgaagacgacgtcctcctccccgttccggcGGGTAGAGGAAGtaatagatcctcctcggaatcccgacagcacgacggcgtggtggcggttgttggggggatgacccccggtatgccaaaggcatgccaaaccggacggTTTAagctatcaagataccggtttaaagttTATTTCGGGCTGTGGACTTAAGC
Coding sequences within it:
- the LOC127345024 gene encoding sister chromatid cohesion 1 protein 4, whose amino-acid sequence is MFYSQFILAKKGPLGTIWIAAHLERKLRKNQVTDTDIGVSVDSIIFPEVPIALRLSSHLMVGVVRIYSRKVNYLFHDCSEALLKIKQAFRSTAVDLPPEESTAPYHSITLPETFHLDDFELPEAAFQGDIDHHVSAKEQITLQDNPERTAYSTSEFGLDERFGDGNSSHMGLDLEEELLLTKDHSIQLESDDGIIIQGRSSIHLTDMDVDDNPSKDEGAEGCNNMDDEPSTHSKHITSWTGYNVQTPDLNMLLHNEDDAGPSTSYYQPSPYPFDEPASPEFVSAQAPATPGLMEETVPSRVHESPVLSPQRKASPSSNEETAKADNFAAPPSEFLQSEAAKADNLAAPPSEFLQSEAAKAVNFAAPPSEFLQSAAANANDAVGAETIDFGLAKPVQVESSGAVHEMDSPRQHCSTKDLLPVPQTSNLEATVDKLVRNTDDIAVSGETLTSKATVEGVTFVQNTSEPFANGSTEPSMIRNPTHFNEGSVDVQGYNMPTMGSVPFVQNTSEPCTNGSAEPRVTGNPTHFNEGSVNMQGYNTMTSNYSIEQNSQRAPPEMERNNISVADFQQNDGPIFHQNAGPIFHQNAGPIFHQNAGTIFQQNPATMFQQNPAAMFQQSPGTIFPQNAGTLFPQNAGTVLQQNTGTLFQQNTGTIFQQNAGQQNAGTIFQQNASQQYAGTIFQQNAGQQNAGTIFQQNAGQQNAGTIFQQNAGQQNAGTMFQQNAGTVFQQNAGTIPQYMAYSDRPNALSTSNFFPERETMLSAPDTQFHLTNDLGFGQITAEKGITESDGSNKIASLTSRKRHLEDSLPAPESRTTVNLSSTPHGKRPADAVPNDDDLLASILVGRRTPGLRLDSTPLPPNASSLKRQRLTPKTTTPRMTPKRRVKMDDAMVIHADIIRQQLISTEDIRRIRRKAPCTRSEIWMIEKGSLEEDIFREPIFSCMRKDLNKLQYRTYGIVPHPTLHNIELQGQPDMPETIAVDTDNVSISGAKESATLDHQLHMVLPDGTQLDAMPQEATAAVDPTPQEATDAVYPTPQEATDAVDGTAAFAFQMPSDDHVNNIEKVTESLFGDGKETPLVNETSFDANIPAQDDIVDKDGRQDISADLQRNTNADTPLFVLDDTTHDSATRVTDAPDVVLDSSSPARAQAVDDLNGEQRDILHSDINVFEDKEMPTSEITGLEFAQNASAFPQPTEDENAVSAMGENSGLQENNAGSFVDMDNMVHDFALKECSDFGSAIHDVDTDFLNYDDDGDFDEAAIDDEPNPDEFQSLDALSGWSSRTRGVARYLKTLFDEDSGLGRKNVAIDHLLRGKSRKEASRMFFETLVLSTKDYIQVEQPNPFDFVNVKPGPKLLKTDF